A region of Clarias gariepinus isolate MV-2021 ecotype Netherlands chromosome 25, CGAR_prim_01v2, whole genome shotgun sequence DNA encodes the following proteins:
- the LOC128512954 gene encoding putative nuclease HARBI1 isoform X2: MACPLLNDVVDEEVLILRRAFRHERVFRDRADPLAFSDEYLTERYRFSSDGIRYLCRLLGPNIQHRTARSHALTVPQMVCIALRFFASGMFLYSVGDAENLNKATICRTIRKVSLALKSLVHIFITFPGHRRFIHIKEEFYKIAAFPNVIGTVDCTHIRIQRPSGAHEGDYVNRKSFHSVNVQMICDADCLITNLEAKWPGSVHDSRIFRASRIYQRLSLGEFSGVLLGDKGYACET; this comes from the exons ATGGCTTGCCCTTTGTTGAATGATGTAGTCGATGAGGAAGTTTTAATACTCAGACGAGCATTCAGGCATGAAAGAGTCTTCCGAGATAGGGCAGACCCATTGGCCTTTTCAGACGAATATCTGACTGAGAGGTACAGATTCTCAAGTGATGGCATCAGATATTTGTGTAGGCTGCTGGGTCCAAACATACAGCACAGGACCGCACGGAGCCATGCTCTCACTGTCCCACAGATGGTCTGCATAGCACTGCGATTCTTTGCAAGTGGCATGTTTCTGTATTCTGTCGGTGATGCAGAAAACCTCAATAAAGCCACTATTTGCCGCACAATAAGAAAAGTAAGTCTGGCATTGAAATCTCTTGTGCACATATTTATCACCTTCCCTGGCCACAGAAGATTCATCCACATCAAGGAGGAGTTCTACAAGATTGCAG CTTTTCCTAATGTAATTGGTACAGTGGATTGCACCCATATTCGTATCCAACGCCCCTCAGGGGCACATGAGGGAGATTATGTGAACAGGAAATCCTTCCACAGTGTCAATGTTCAG ATGATCTGTGATGCTGACTGCCTTATCACAAATTTAGAGGCAAAGTGGCCTGGCTCAGTCCACGACTCCAGAATCTTTCGGGCCAGTAGAATTTACCAGAGACTCTCTCTAG GCGAGTTCTCTGGTGTGCTGCTGGGGGACAAAGGTTATGCCTGTGAGACATGA
- the LOC128512954 gene encoding putative nuclease HARBI1 isoform X1 — MACPLLNDVVDEEVLILRRAFRHERVFRDRADPLAFSDEYLTERYRFSSDGIRYLCRLLGPNIQHRTARSHALTVPQMVCIALRFFASGMFLYSVGDAENLNKATICRTIRKVSLALKSLVHIFITFPGHRRFIHIKEEFYKIAAFPNVIGTVDCTHIRIQRPSGAHEGDYVNRKSFHSVNVQMICDADCLITNLEAKWPGSVHDSRIFRASRIYQRLSLGKPPHFFKHLEQQEYSTCKNYVLYSQASSLVCCWGTKVMPVRHEPCPCQNQGSN; from the exons ATGGCTTGCCCTTTGTTGAATGATGTAGTCGATGAGGAAGTTTTAATACTCAGACGAGCATTCAGGCATGAAAGAGTCTTCCGAGATAGGGCAGACCCATTGGCCTTTTCAGACGAATATCTGACTGAGAGGTACAGATTCTCAAGTGATGGCATCAGATATTTGTGTAGGCTGCTGGGTCCAAACATACAGCACAGGACCGCACGGAGCCATGCTCTCACTGTCCCACAGATGGTCTGCATAGCACTGCGATTCTTTGCAAGTGGCATGTTTCTGTATTCTGTCGGTGATGCAGAAAACCTCAATAAAGCCACTATTTGCCGCACAATAAGAAAAGTAAGTCTGGCATTGAAATCTCTTGTGCACATATTTATCACCTTCCCTGGCCACAGAAGATTCATCCACATCAAGGAGGAGTTCTACAAGATTGCAG CTTTTCCTAATGTAATTGGTACAGTGGATTGCACCCATATTCGTATCCAACGCCCCTCAGGGGCACATGAGGGAGATTATGTGAACAGGAAATCCTTCCACAGTGTCAATGTTCAG ATGATCTGTGATGCTGACTGCCTTATCACAAATTTAGAGGCAAAGTGGCCTGGCTCAGTCCACGACTCCAGAATCTTTCGGGCCAGTAGAATTTACCAGAGACTCTCTCTAGGTAAACCACCCCATTTTTTTAAGCACCTTGAACAGCAAGAGTACAGTACTTGTAAGAATTATGTTTTGTATTCACAGGCGAGTTCTCTGGTGTGCTGCTGGGGGACAAAGGTTATGCCTGTGAGACATGAACCATGCCCATGCCAAAACCAGGGCTCGAATTAA